One window of the Anaerobranca gottschalkii DSM 13577 genome contains the following:
- the recN gene encoding DNA repair protein RecN, translating into MIDRISIENFALIEALEIDFDCGLTVLSGETGAGKSIIIDALTLLTGGRASAELVRAGSEKSIIVGVFSLTPSKSQKIKEILGIDVDDQLIIEREIYSSGKSIAKVNNKIITIGLLKEITKDLVDIHGQHEHHSLLDPQKHLSFLDLYGGKRIGELLSRYNELYVKRRDILNRLSKLHSNNENRERQMDLLKFEIEEIENCNLTVGEDEELLNRRKVLINAEKLYNGVMNSYNHLYQGEENPSVVEVIGSIISDLEHLTKYDDNLSKFIPQLEGALFQIQDVSRELFNYGQDLELDPEALTSVEMRIDEINRLKRKYGPTIEDVLNYYQQRKLELEELVNSEELFKGLQGELKLVEKELLKIGQELSAKRKELALNLSTKISLELADMSMEKTKFEVYFKKNNDDEFYETGLDQVEFLISPNPGEPLKPLAKISSGGELSRIMLAMKNILAQIDQIETLVFDEVDTGIGGRTAQRVAEKLLNVSKGRQVLCVSHLPQICVMADNHYKIEKKEVAGRTISTIRKLDGQEKILEIARMISGAEITQGTINHAQEMLALAQGFKR; encoded by the coding sequence ATGATTGATAGGATTAGTATCGAAAATTTTGCTTTGATAGAGGCTTTGGAAATTGATTTTGATTGTGGGTTAACGGTTCTATCAGGTGAAACGGGAGCTGGTAAATCGATTATTATTGATGCTTTAACTTTATTAACTGGTGGTAGGGCATCGGCAGAATTAGTGAGGGCTGGAAGTGAAAAAAGTATTATTGTAGGGGTATTTTCCTTAACTCCTTCAAAAAGCCAAAAAATTAAAGAAATTTTAGGTATTGATGTTGATGATCAATTAATTATTGAAAGGGAGATTTATTCTTCGGGAAAAAGTATAGCCAAAGTAAACAATAAAATTATAACTATAGGGTTATTAAAGGAGATTACAAAAGATTTAGTGGATATTCACGGGCAACATGAACATCATTCATTACTTGATCCCCAAAAACATTTAAGTTTTTTAGATTTATACGGAGGAAAAAGAATTGGAGAATTATTATCTAGATATAATGAACTATATGTAAAACGGAGAGATATTTTAAATCGGTTAAGCAAATTACATAGTAATAATGAAAACAGAGAAAGACAGATGGATTTACTTAAATTTGAGATCGAAGAAATAGAAAACTGTAATTTAACTGTAGGTGAAGATGAAGAACTATTAAATCGTAGAAAAGTGTTAATTAATGCTGAAAAGTTATATAACGGAGTTATGAATAGTTATAATCATCTTTATCAAGGGGAAGAAAATCCTTCTGTTGTTGAAGTTATTGGCTCTATAATCTCCGATTTAGAGCATTTAACTAAATATGATGATAATTTATCTAAATTTATTCCCCAATTAGAAGGAGCTCTTTTTCAAATTCAAGATGTATCAAGGGAATTATTTAATTATGGACAAGATTTGGAATTAGATCCTGAAGCTTTAACTTCAGTGGAAATGAGAATAGACGAAATTAACCGTTTAAAAAGAAAATATGGGCCAACTATAGAAGATGTTTTAAACTATTATCAACAAAGAAAATTAGAATTAGAAGAATTGGTAAATAGTGAAGAATTATTTAAAGGATTACAAGGGGAATTGAAACTAGTTGAGAAGGAACTCTTAAAAATTGGTCAAGAATTATCGGCAAAGAGAAAAGAATTAGCATTAAATTTAAGTACTAAAATTTCTTTAGAGTTAGCAGATATGTCTATGGAAAAAACAAAGTTTGAAGTTTATTTCAAAAAAAATAATGATGATGAATTTTATGAAACTGGTTTAGATCAAGTGGAGTTTTTAATATCACCCAATCCTGGAGAACCTTTAAAACCTTTAGCAAAAATATCAAGTGGTGGCGAGCTGTCCAGGATTATGTTGGCTATGAAAAATATTTTAGCCCAAATTGATCAAATAGAAACATTAGTTTTTGATGAAGTAGATACAGGTATTGGTGGTCGTACAGCTCAGAGGGTTGCAGAAAAGTTGTTAAATGTCAGCAAAGGACGTCAAGTATTATGTGTTAGTCATCTTCCACAAATTTGTGTAATGGCAGATAATCATTATAAAATTGAGAAAAAAGAAGTGGCTGGGAGAACTATATCTACAATAAGGAAGTTAGATGGTCAAGAAAAGATATTAGAAATAGCCCGTATGATTTCCGGTGCAGAAATAACTCAAGGAACAATTAACCATGCACAAGAAATGTTGGCTTTAGCCCAAGGTTTTAAAAGATAA